The proteins below come from a single Blattabacterium cuenoti genomic window:
- the menA gene encoding 1,4-dihydroxy-2-naphthoate octaprenyltransferase, producing the protein MKLKYWIYAFRIHTLPLALSGITASYLHARFIKTNNNNIITYLLCILTSISLQLLSNIANDYGDYEKGLDHGNNNFQKKMIFNGFLLKKQVKKAIYLLSILSFSLGFLLIYKTVFFFNILFFLIFFIGLILCILASICYSIGPSYGWLVGCGDLSVLIFFGIISVLGSFFLFTFFFPKTIDIVLISLSIGFLNVSVLNINNMRDIENDLASGKRTMATWLGPRYIKIYHLGIILISILLSFVLFLINNKSVYQWFLLSIIYFLLFKHIAKIFVSKEKLYLTKELKKLVLIIFFNGLIIGY; encoded by the coding sequence ATGAAATTAAAATATTGGATTTATGCATTTCGTATTCATACTTTACCATTGGCTTTATCTGGAATAACTGCAAGTTATTTACATGCTAGATTTATTAAGACAAATAATAATAATATAATTACATATTTGTTGTGTATACTTACATCTATATCATTACAATTATTATCGAATATTGCTAATGATTATGGAGATTATGAAAAAGGATTAGATCATGGCAATAATAATTTTCAAAAAAAAATGATTTTTAATGGTTTTCTATTAAAAAAACAAGTAAAAAAAGCTATATATTTATTATCTATTTTATCTTTTTCATTAGGATTTTTACTTATATATAAAACCGTTTTTTTTTTTAATATTCTTTTTTTCTTAATTTTTTTTATAGGATTAATTTTATGTATTCTTGCATCAATTTGCTATTCCATAGGGCCATCGTATGGTTGGTTAGTGGGATGTGGAGATTTATCAGTATTAATTTTTTTTGGAATTATATCAGTCTTAGGAAGTTTTTTTTTATTTACATTTTTTTTTCCAAAAACAATTGATATTGTTTTAATATCTTTATCTATAGGATTTTTAAATGTTTCTGTATTAAATATTAATAATATGAGAGACATAGAAAATGATTTAGCAAGTGGAAAACGTACAATGGCTACTTGGTTAGGTCCTAGATATATAAAAATATACCATTTAGGTATAATATTAATATCTATTTTGTTAAGTTTTGTATTATTTTTAATAAACAATAAAAGTGTATATCAATGGTTTTTATTAAGTATAATATATTTTTTATTATTTAAACATATTGCTAAAATTTTTGTATCAAAAGAAAAATTGTATTTAACAAAAGAATTAAAAAAATTAGTTCTGATTATTTTTTTTAATGGATTGATAATAGGATATTGA
- a CDS encoding SLC13 family permease → MVILIFIIGYLLIAFGNIIFLNKIIPSILMAIITWSLIIYFNIPVYELVNNLLIKKKSYDLLLIHLGKASEIIFFIIGAMAIILVIENFFAFEALKELLYTKSKRKLLWKLSIISFFLSAIIDNLTTTIVLISLLRKIIPNYKERLYYLGIIIIAANAGGVWSPIGDITTTMLWISKKVTTFLLIKKLFIPSIICMAISTFIGSYIPIFRGNIHYVKNNNLSKENIKIGFFMLKLGLILMLLVPIYKNIIGIPPYMGIMLSFGILLLICTIIYKKKFKNCIDDILKKIDFSSILFFFGILLSISSLESLGILYKFSNWIKYSFPTWKITALLFGFISSIIDNVPLVAATIAMFSSFKIDNDLWHFMAYVSGTGGSLFIIGSASGVTAMGMEKIDFIWYLKKISWIALIGYIFGYIYLIL, encoded by the coding sequence ATGGTAATCCTAATTTTTATTATTGGATATTTACTTATTGCATTTGGAAATATTATTTTCTTGAATAAAATAATTCCATCTATTTTAATGGCTATTATAACTTGGTCGTTAATAATATATTTTAATATTCCTGTTTATGAATTAGTCAATAATTTATTAATTAAAAAAAAATCATATGATTTATTATTAATTCATTTAGGAAAGGCATCTGAAATTATATTTTTTATTATTGGAGCTATGGCTATTATTTTAGTTATAGAAAATTTTTTTGCTTTTGAAGCTCTTAAAGAACTTTTATATACCAAAAGTAAACGAAAATTATTATGGAAATTAAGTATTATATCTTTTTTTTTATCTGCAATAATAGATAATCTAACAACTACTATAGTATTAATTTCTCTTTTAAGAAAAATAATTCCAAATTATAAAGAACGTTTATATTATTTAGGAATTATAATTATAGCCGCAAATGCGGGAGGTGTTTGGTCTCCTATTGGTGATATTACTACCACAATGTTATGGATTTCAAAAAAAGTAACCACTTTTTTGCTCATAAAAAAACTATTTATTCCATCTATTATATGTATGGCAATATCAACATTTATAGGTAGTTACATTCCTATTTTTCGTGGAAATATACATTATGTGAAAAATAATAACCTATCAAAAGAGAATATTAAAATAGGATTTTTTATGTTAAAATTAGGATTAATTTTAATGTTATTGGTTCCAATATATAAAAATATAATAGGAATTCCTCCATATATGGGGATAATGTTATCTTTTGGTATACTTCTTTTAATTTGCACTATTATTTATAAGAAAAAATTTAAAAATTGTATTGATGATATTTTAAAAAAAATAGATTTTTCTAGTATATTATTTTTTTTTGGAATTTTATTATCAATTTCTTCTTTAGAATCTTTAGGGATTTTATATAAATTTTCAAATTGGATAAAATATTCTTTTCCTACTTGGAAGATAACCGCGTTATTATTTGGATTTATTTCATCTATTATAGATAATGTTCCTTTAGTAGCAGCTACTATAGCAATGTTTTCTTCTTTTAAAATTGATAATGATTTATGGCATTTTATGGCTTATGTATCTGGTACTGGTGGGAGTTTATTTATTATTGGATCAGCTTCTGGAGTTACGGCTATGGGTATGGAAAAAATTGATTTCATTTGGTATCTAAAAAAAATAAGTTGGATAGCATTAATTGGATATATATTTGGATATATATATTTAATTCTTTAA
- the eno gene encoding phosphopyruvate hydratase — MSRIKNIKARQILDSRGNPTLEVDLITTNNIIGRASIPSGASKGANEVFELRDNDKNIFSGNGVLKAIYNVTNMIAPELIGKSIFDQIEIDKLMINLDGTNNKRVLGGNSILAVSIATAKAASIEIGLPIYKYIGGIFTNFLPIPLVNIINGGKHSNASIAFQEFMIVPIKCNNFLDSLKISHNIFYQLKNLLNKKKISTSLGDEGGFTPNFNGAEEVLDQILESIHLSGYEPYDDVSIAIDCAASEFYVNGKYDYSIFEKKTETSYIKSREEHAEYLSFLINKYPIISIEDGMAENDYKGWKILTNEIGDQIQLVGDDLFVTQIDKLKNGVERNIANSILIKLNQVGTLTETIETINFAKKSKYQNIISHRSGDTEDSFISNLSVAFNIQQIKTGSICRSERTSKYNELLRIEEEIGKNSCYSKWDF, encoded by the coding sequence ATGAGTAGAATTAAAAATATTAAAGCTAGGCAAATATTAGATTCTAGAGGAAATCCTACATTAGAAGTAGATTTAATCACAACAAATAATATTATTGGAAGAGCATCTATACCATCAGGAGCATCTAAAGGAGCTAATGAAGTATTTGAATTACGTGATAATGATAAAAATATATTTTCTGGAAATGGTGTATTAAAAGCTATTTATAACGTTACAAATATGATCGCTCCTGAATTAATTGGAAAATCAATTTTTGATCAGATTGAAATAGATAAGCTGATGATTAATTTAGATGGAACTAATAATAAAAGAGTATTAGGAGGGAATTCTATTTTAGCGGTATCTATTGCAACAGCAAAAGCAGCATCTATAGAGATAGGATTACCTATTTATAAATATATTGGAGGAATTTTTACTAATTTTTTGCCTATTCCATTAGTAAATATTATTAATGGAGGAAAACATTCCAATGCTTCTATAGCTTTTCAAGAATTTATGATTGTTCCTATTAAATGTAATAATTTCTTAGATTCTCTAAAAATTAGTCATAATATTTTTTATCAATTAAAGAATTTATTAAATAAAAAAAAAATTTCAACTAGTTTAGGAGATGAAGGAGGATTCACTCCAAATTTTAATGGTGCAGAAGAGGTTTTAGATCAGATATTAGAATCTATTCATTTATCTGGCTATGAACCATATGATGATGTATCTATTGCCATAGATTGTGCAGCTAGTGAATTCTACGTTAATGGAAAGTACGATTATTCTATTTTTGAAAAAAAAACTGAAACATCCTATATAAAGTCAAGGGAAGAACATGCTGAATATTTATCTTTTTTGATTAATAAATATCCAATTATATCTATTGAAGATGGAATGGCAGAAAATGATTATAAAGGTTGGAAAATATTAACAAATGAAATAGGTGATCAAATTCAATTGGTAGGTGATGATTTATTTGTAACTCAAATAGATAAATTAAAAAATGGAGTAGAAAGAAATATTGCTAATTCTATTTTAATAAAACTCAATCAAGTTGGAACATTAACAGAGACTATTGAAACAATTAATTTCGCTAAAAAAAGTAAATATCAAAATATTATATCTCATCGTTCTGGTGATACAGAAGATTCTTTCATATCAAATTTATCGGTTGCATTTAATATACAACAAATAAAAACTGGATCTATTTGTCGTTCTGAAAGAACTTCTAAATATAATGAGTTATTACGTATCGAAGAAGAAATTGGAAAAAATTCATGTTATTCAAAATGGGATTTTTAA
- the rpsM gene encoding 30S ribosomal protein S13 produces MAVRISGVEIPLNKRGIIGLTYLYGIGKNISKEILNYVKIDVNKKVKDWTDEETSKIRQYISNNIKIEGELRSEIQFNIKQLIDIGCYVGIRHRKGLPLRGQKTKNNCRTRKGKKKTVANKRKVIK; encoded by the coding sequence ATGGCAGTTAGGATTTCAGGTGTAGAAATTCCTTTAAATAAAAGAGGAATAATTGGTCTTACTTACCTTTATGGTATTGGAAAAAATATATCAAAAGAGATATTAAATTATGTCAAAATAGATGTGAATAAAAAGGTAAAAGATTGGACTGATGAAGAAACTAGCAAAATACGTCAATATATTTCAAATAATATAAAAATTGAAGGTGAATTGAGATCTGAAATTCAGTTTAATATTAAACAACTTATAGATATTGGTTGTTATGTAGGAATTAGGCATAGGAAAGGTCTACCTTTAAGAGGGCAAAAAACTAAAAATAATTGTAGAACAAGAAAAGGTAAAAAAAAGACTGTAGCAAATAAAAGAAAAGTTATCAAATAA
- the rpmJ gene encoding 50S ribosomal protein L36: protein MKIKASLKKRTNNCIIVSRKGCLRIINKKNPKFKQKQG from the coding sequence ATGAAAATAAAAGCATCTCTAAAAAAAAGAACTAATAATTGCATAATTGTTAGCAGGAAAGGTTGTTTAAGAATTATTAATAAAAAAAATCCTAAATTCAAACAAAAACAGGGATAA
- a CDS encoding metal-dependent hydrolase, with the protein MNLIFINHSCYLLEISNKTLLIDPFLDKNDSNAFFLLKKFLNKKIDYILLTHAHYDHVSDVEYFYQKNPNVLVISNYEISNFFSKKGIRTYPINYGSFIQFSFGKLKYVLALHSSSFIDGTYGGNPGGFLLHTNEGNIYLSGDTSITHEMSFIPVLGKLNLSVLPIGGVYTMDVDDAIIASNLLKCNRILGVHYNTFDNIKIDKKKSVKKFLNEEKQLILLKKGESLII; encoded by the coding sequence ATGAATTTAATTTTTATTAATCACAGTTGTTATTTATTAGAAATATCTAATAAAACATTATTAATAGATCCATTCTTAGATAAAAATGATTCTAATGCTTTTTTTTTATTAAAAAAGTTTCTTAATAAAAAGATAGATTATATATTATTAACTCATGCTCATTACGATCATGTATCTGATGTTGAATATTTTTATCAAAAAAATCCAAATGTTTTAGTTATTTCTAATTACGAAATATCTAATTTCTTTAGCAAAAAAGGAATAAGAACTTATCCAATTAATTATGGATCATTTATTCAATTTTCATTTGGAAAATTAAAATATGTTTTGGCATTACATTCAAGTTCTTTTATTGACGGAACTTATGGTGGAAATCCTGGAGGTTTTTTATTACATACTAATGAAGGAAATATTTATTTATCAGGAGATACATCCATTACACATGAAATGTCATTTATTCCAGTTTTAGGAAAATTAAATTTATCAGTATTACCTATAGGTGGGGTATACACTATGGATGTAGATGATGCAATTATTGCTTCAAATTTGTTAAAATGTAATAGAATTTTGGGGGTACATTATAATACTTTTGATAACATTAAAATTGATAAAAAAAAATCAGTAAAAAAATTTCTTAATGAAGAAAAACAATTAATTTTATTAAAAAAAGGTGAAAGTTTAATTATTTAA
- the rpsK gene encoding 30S ribosomal protein S11, protein MGKLSIGSNREKKKKKNSIVVDSVGIAHIQSSFNNIIITLTNKNGDVIAWGSAGKMNFKGSKKNTPYAAQKTAENVAKKGLNAGLKKVEVKVKGPGAGRDAAIRALSNAGIAVTMIKDITPLPHNGCRPPKRRRV, encoded by the coding sequence ATGGGAAAATTATCTATTGGAAGTAATAGAGAAAAAAAAAAGAAAAAAAATTCAATTGTAGTAGACTCAGTAGGGATAGCTCATATACAGTCTAGTTTTAATAATATCATTATTACTTTAACAAATAAAAATGGTGATGTTATAGCTTGGGGTTCTGCTGGTAAAATGAATTTTAAAGGATCTAAAAAAAATACACCTTATGCCGCACAAAAAACTGCAGAAAATGTAGCAAAAAAAGGATTAAATGCTGGATTAAAAAAAGTGGAAGTAAAAGTAAAAGGACCTGGAGCTGGTAGAGATGCTGCGATAAGAGCATTAAGTAATGCTGGAATTGCAGTAACTATGATTAAAGATATTACACCATTACCTCATAATGGATGTAGACCACCTAAAAGAAGAAGAGTATAA
- the infA gene encoding translation initiation factor IF-1, whose protein sequence is MTKQKHIEIDGTIIDSSPNAMFRVKLENGCIIKAHISGKMRMHYIKILPGDKVRLEMSSYDLERGRITYRY, encoded by the coding sequence ATGACAAAGCAAAAACATATAGAGATAGATGGAACTATTATAGATTCATCTCCAAATGCTATGTTTAGAGTGAAATTAGAAAATGGTTGTATAATAAAAGCTCATATCTCTGGTAAGATGAGAATGCATTATATAAAAATTTTACCTGGAGATAAAGTAAGATTAGAAATGTCATCTTATGATTTAGAGAGAGGGAGAATAACTTATAGATATTAA
- a CDS encoding enolase-like domain-containing protein: MNIFIKKNFWGLDFFFVRKNLFFREGIYNSNKLFVKNTIWIILLRENNKIGIGECNPLLLKDKFMKNYNNIEYEINNILKLNYPHDLKLRHYRKFPSPNPSILFALEQAIFSLKSKFPILYASPFTKGLRGIPLNNLIWLDFYKKRSQKELLKIIEKKMIFGFRSFKIKIEKKLLDNLCCFLTELEKKYPFIQIKLDANSCFNNVNDTLYFINRELNNFKSIYYIEQPIAPGNWGDMALICRNSILPIALDEELIGINKLYKKKELLNFIKPDFLIIRPSVNGGFFESEEWILEANKRKIKWCVSSSLDSNIGINAISQWTFVMSQKYKENNSYFHGLYTGNIYKNEISPKLKLKIKKGSIWMNKFINFEYQKNEFYPYPYNYL, encoded by the coding sequence ATGAATATTTTTATAAAAAAAAATTTTTGGGGGTTAGATTTTTTTTTTGTAAGGAAAAATCTTTTTTTTAGAGAAGGCATCTATAATTCTAACAAATTATTTGTAAAAAATACTATATGGATAATTTTATTAAGAGAAAATAATAAAATAGGAATAGGAGAATGTAATCCATTATTGTTGAAAGATAAATTCATGAAAAACTACAATAATATTGAATATGAAATTAATAATATATTAAAATTAAATTATCCTCATGATTTGAAATTACGTCATTATAGAAAATTTCCTTCACCTAATCCTTCTATTCTATTTGCTTTAGAACAGGCTATTTTCTCTCTAAAAAGTAAATTTCCAATATTATATGCATCTCCTTTTACAAAAGGGTTAAGAGGAATTCCATTAAATAATTTAATATGGTTAGATTTTTATAAAAAAAGAAGTCAAAAAGAATTATTAAAAATTATAGAAAAAAAAATGATTTTTGGGTTTAGATCATTTAAAATAAAAATAGAAAAAAAATTATTAGATAATTTATGTTGTTTTTTAACAGAATTGGAAAAAAAATATCCCTTTATACAAATAAAGTTAGATGCTAATAGTTGTTTTAATAATGTTAATGATACATTATATTTTATAAATAGAGAATTAAATAACTTTAAGTCAATTTATTATATAGAACAACCAATAGCTCCAGGTAATTGGGGGGATATGGCCTTAATCTGCAGAAATTCTATTTTACCTATAGCTTTAGATGAAGAATTGATAGGGATCAATAAATTATATAAAAAAAAAGAGTTATTAAATTTTATTAAACCAGATTTTTTAATTATAAGACCTAGTGTTAATGGGGGGTTTTTTGAATCTGAGGAATGGATTTTAGAAGCTAATAAAAGAAAAATTAAATGGTGTGTTAGTTCTTCATTAGATAGTAATATTGGGATTAATGCTATTTCTCAATGGACTTTTGTTATGAGTCAAAAATACAAAGAAAATAATTCTTATTTTCATGGTTTATATACCGGAAACATTTATAAAAATGAAATTTCACCTAAATTAAAATTAAAAATTAAAAAAGGATCTATTTGGATGAATAAATTTATTAATTTTGAATATCAAAAAAATGAATTTTATCCTTATCCCTATAATTATTTATAA
- the rplQ gene encoding 50S ribosomal protein L17: MNHRNKNKSIGRKYGHRKSLLSNLASSLIKKKRVFTTLTISKVLRKFIEPIITKSKIDSNHSRRIIFSYLRDKKAVLELFKDTFKKVRERPGGYTRILKVGYRLGDKSIISFIELVDFNENFYDSKKNIKSKKTRRSKKKKINNE; encoded by the coding sequence ATGAATCATAGAAATAAAAATAAGTCTATAGGTAGGAAATATGGACATAGGAAATCTTTACTTTCTAATTTAGCTTCTTCTTTAATTAAAAAAAAAAGAGTATTTACTACTTTAACTATTTCTAAAGTTTTAAGAAAGTTTATTGAACCTATTATTACTAAATCTAAAATAGATTCTAATCATTCTAGAAGAATTATTTTTTCTTATTTAAGAGATAAAAAAGCAGTTTTAGAGTTATTTAAGGATACTTTTAAAAAAGTCAGAGAACGTCCAGGAGGATATACTAGAATATTGAAAGTTGGATATCGTTTGGGGGATAAATCAATAATTTCTTTCATAGAATTAGTAGATTTTAATGAAAATTTTTATGATTCTAAAAAAAATATAAAATCTAAAAAAACAAGAAGAAGTAAGAAAAAAAAGATTAATAATGAGTAG
- the menB gene encoding 1,4-dihydroxy-2-naphthoyl-CoA synthase, with amino-acid sequence MNSEINWKIVKKYKDILFYYWNGISKIEINREKVCNAFRVQTVNEMIDAINICENRIDIDVIIITGTGKKYFCSGGDQNTRGLGGYLGKDGIPRLNILNFYKKIRESSKPVIAMVNGFSIGGGHVLHVVCDLTIASKNAIFSQVGPKVGSFDGGFGSSYLARHIGQKKTREMWFLCKKYTANEALKMGLINKVVCQNKLEKETIKWCNLIQERSPMAIRLIKRCLNAELDGQHGLMQLAGDATLMFYLMEESQEGKIAFLEKRKPNFKKFKKFL; translated from the coding sequence ATGAATTCTGAAATAAATTGGAAAATAGTAAAAAAATATAAAGATATTTTATTTTATTATTGGAATGGAATTTCCAAAATAGAAATTAATAGAGAAAAAGTTTGTAATGCATTTCGAGTACAAACAGTAAATGAAATGATAGATGCTATAAATATATGTGAAAATAGGATAGATATAGATGTTATAATTATAACTGGAACTGGTAAAAAATATTTTTGCTCCGGTGGTGATCAAAATACAAGAGGATTAGGAGGATATTTAGGAAAAGACGGAATTCCAAGATTAAATATTTTAAATTTTTATAAAAAAATTCGTGAGTCATCTAAACCAGTAATAGCTATGGTAAATGGATTTTCTATAGGTGGAGGACATGTATTACATGTTGTTTGTGATTTAACAATAGCTTCTAAAAATGCAATTTTTAGTCAAGTGGGTCCAAAAGTTGGATCTTTTGATGGAGGATTTGGAAGTTCATATTTAGCACGTCATATTGGTCAAAAAAAAACAAGAGAAATGTGGTTCTTATGTAAGAAATATACTGCAAATGAAGCATTAAAAATGGGGTTAATTAATAAGGTAGTATGCCAGAATAAATTAGAAAAAGAAACCATTAAATGGTGTAATCTTATTCAAGAAAGAAGTCCTATGGCAATAAGATTAATAAAACGTTGTTTAAATGCAGAACTAGATGGACAACATGGATTAATGCAATTAGCTGGAGATGCTACCTTAATGTTTTATTTAATGGAGGAGTCGCAAGAAGGAAAAATTGCATTTTTAGAAAAGAGAAAACCTAATTTTAAAAAATTTAAAAAATTTTTATGA
- the rpsD gene encoding 30S ribosomal protein S4 yields MARYIGPKTKISRRLGESIFGEDKYFNRRKYITSEHSSPFRRKGKRSEYLIQLLEKQKAKYTYGILERQFERLYLEASKKKGITGELLLQFCESRLDNVVFRLRFSPSRCSARQIVSHKHITVNEKVVNIPSFRLKKGDKIGIKKGSKKHPVIVDSINQNKNILVEWLSFDEKNMIGTLVFLPSRNQIPENIKEQLIVELYSK; encoded by the coding sequence ATGGCAAGATATATTGGACCTAAGACTAAAATTTCTAGAAGATTAGGAGAATCTATTTTTGGAGAAGATAAATATTTTAATAGACGAAAATATATAACAAGTGAACATAGTAGTCCTTTTAGAAGGAAAGGAAAACGTTCAGAATATTTAATTCAATTATTAGAAAAACAAAAAGCTAAATACACTTATGGTATTTTAGAACGTCAGTTTGAAAGATTATACTTAGAAGCTTCAAAGAAAAAGGGGATTACTGGAGAATTACTTTTACAATTTTGTGAAAGTCGTTTAGATAACGTAGTATTTAGGTTGAGATTTTCACCATCTAGATGCTCTGCTCGTCAAATAGTCAGTCATAAACATATTACTGTTAATGAAAAAGTGGTGAATATTCCATCTTTTAGATTAAAAAAAGGCGATAAAATTGGAATAAAAAAAGGTTCAAAAAAACATCCTGTTATAGTTGATTCTATTAATCAAAATAAAAATATTTTGGTAGAATGGTTATCTTTTGATGAAAAAAATATGATTGGAACATTGGTCTTTTTACCAAGTAGAAATCAAATTCCAGAAAATATCAAAGAACAACTAATAGTAGAATTATATTCAAAATAA
- a CDS encoding AMP-binding protein, protein MWIDFSYEKKINYSKSEYYKSINDFLCEWYSDIDVIKVFTSGSTGPPKKIFLKKKYLYKRAIKTVIFLGLHHKKNVKGLLCLSPDFIATKMFLIRAIIFKWKILCIPSSSNPLKNIYGCNFDISSMVPMQVISSIENLNKIKILLIGGSKISKYIKNKLQKISTDCYLTYGMTETYGHIALKKINGDNQSNYYRLLDDISITTDNRNCLNIYFQYTNHSPIQTNDIVSLQSKNTFEWIGRYDNIINTGGIKVIPELIERKINFLIPFYRRFFISSIPDKILGEKIILVIEGKFFSIKIPNYLFQGKNKFFKPKKIYFISNFDENFIGKYNKKLILEKIIHHSNL, encoded by the coding sequence ATGTGGATAGATTTTTCTTATGAAAAAAAAATTAATTATTCTAAATCAGAATATTATAAATCTATCAATGATTTTTTATGTGAATGGTATAGTGATATTGATGTAATAAAAGTATTTACATCTGGGAGCACTGGACCACCTAAAAAAATTTTTTTAAAAAAAAAATATTTATATAAAAGAGCTATAAAAACTGTCATTTTTTTAGGATTACATCATAAAAAAAATGTTAAAGGATTATTATGTTTATCTCCCGATTTCATAGCGACAAAAATGTTTTTAATTCGCGCTATAATTTTTAAATGGAAAATTTTATGTATTCCTTCATCATCTAATCCATTAAAAAATATTTATGGGTGTAATTTCGATATTTCCTCAATGGTCCCTATGCAAGTTATTTCTAGTATAGAAAATTTAAATAAAATAAAAATTCTTTTAATAGGAGGCAGTAAAATATCTAAATATATTAAAAATAAATTGCAAAAAATTTCGACTGATTGTTATTTAACATATGGAATGACAGAAACTTATGGTCATATAGCATTAAAAAAGATTAATGGAGATAATCAAAGTAATTATTATAGATTATTAGATGATATATCTATTACTACAGATAATAGAAATTGTTTAAATATATATTTTCAATATACCAATCATTCTCCTATACAAACAAATGATATTGTTTCTTTACAATCGAAAAATACATTTGAATGGATTGGAAGATATGATAATATAATTAATACTGGAGGAATAAAAGTTATTCCAGAATTGATAGAAAGAAAAATTAATTTTTTAATTCCTTTTTATAGGAGATTTTTTATATCATCAATTCCTGATAAAATATTAGGGGAAAAAATAATATTAGTTATTGAAGGAAAATTTTTTTCAATAAAAATTCCAAATTATTTATTTCAAGGAAAAAATAAATTTTTTAAGCCAAAAAAAATTTATTTCATTTCAAATTTTGATGAAAATTTTATAGGAAAATATAATAAAAAATTAATTTTGGAAAAAATTATTCATCATTCAAATTTATAA
- a CDS encoding DNA-directed RNA polymerase subunit alpha has translation MAILDFVKPDKILVSENSDNSSIFHLKPLEPGYGITLGNSLRRILLGSLKGYAITSLKISGVKYEFSTIEGVAEDVTEIILNLKKIRFKQIVSGVEKEIVNIFIDQGEIITGKILNKFISGFIILNDDLIICNKEDSVILKMSFTIEVGRGYVPAEENKKNFDSVIGLIPIDSIYTPIKNVKYKVENCRVGQKTDFEKLSLEIKTDGSISPKQALMEASGILIKYLSIFSNEKIDKKEKDIVGKNKRKYNEEYLKMRTLLKSRLSDMDLSVRTKNCLRLASINTVEELVNCNKNSLLKMRNFGKKSLFELEKKMKEKELYFGMKTLEYKLNYNKNGDK, from the coding sequence ATGGCAATTTTAGACTTTGTTAAACCTGATAAAATTTTAGTTTCTGAAAATTCAGATAATAGTAGTATTTTTCATCTAAAACCATTAGAACCAGGTTACGGAATTACTTTAGGTAATTCATTGAGAAGAATATTATTAGGATCTTTGAAAGGATACGCTATTACTTCTTTAAAAATTTCTGGAGTAAAATATGAATTTTCTACTATAGAAGGAGTAGCTGAAGATGTAACTGAAATAATTCTAAATTTAAAAAAAATTCGTTTTAAACAGATTGTTTCAGGAGTCGAAAAAGAAATAGTAAATATTTTTATTGATCAAGGAGAAATTATAACAGGTAAAATTTTAAATAAATTTATTTCTGGATTTATTATTTTAAATGATGATTTAATTATTTGTAATAAAGAAGATTCAGTCATTTTAAAGATGAGTTTCACTATTGAAGTTGGTAGAGGATACGTCCCAGCAGAAGAAAATAAAAAAAATTTTGATTCAGTAATTGGTTTAATTCCTATAGATTCTATTTATACTCCTATTAAAAATGTTAAATATAAAGTAGAAAATTGTAGAGTAGGACAAAAAACTGATTTTGAAAAATTATCTTTAGAAATAAAGACTGATGGTTCTATATCTCCTAAACAAGCATTAATGGAGGCTTCAGGAATATTAATTAAATATTTATCAATTTTTTCAAATGAAAAAATTGATAAAAAAGAAAAAGATATAGTCGGTAAAAATAAAAGAAAATATAACGAAGAATATTTGAAAATGAGGACTTTATTGAAGTCACGATTAAGTGATATGGATTTATCTGTTCGTACAAAAAATTGTTTAAGATTGGCTTCGATAAATACTGTAGAAGAATTAGTAAATTGTAATAAAAATAGTTTATTAAAAATGAGAAATTTTGGTAAAAAATCGTTATTTGAATTAGAAAAAAAAATGAAGGAAAAAGAATTATATTTTGGAATGAAAACTTTAGAATATAAATTGAATTATAATAAAAACGGAGACAAATAA